From one bacterium genomic stretch:
- a CDS encoding PD40 domain-containing protein — protein MSRTRIIPAAGVLLVLLSAAALFAGQVTFARYPALNPAGNEIAFSFQGDIWVSDVTGSNPRRLTIHKGYEMSPRWSIDGSYIAFSGNRFGNNDVFVIPSNGGESKRLTYHSSGDIVTDWSSKFGIVFSTSRTFRQIEREQGIYAVKKSGGTPVRIFDEVGSSAVVSPDGRYIAFEKGECRVAREQYKGPANRDIWIFDTKDKTFHQITKEDYQDILPRWADSRTLYFLSADKEKYNIRKVAVNEKAEASPKEEITNFSDDGIRYFDVCGKGDIIVFERKTGLYSCSLKGENISEIPVNIGADYRFDPVEHKTFTNKINDYSVSPNGKYSAFEIHGEIFITENSKEKNQTINISNSPWRDQSPVWLNDTTLAFVSDRNKQYDIYFVRSADKKVSDLFKTLKREITRVTNTKEDESALVVSPDSKKLAFLRGRGQLIVADIDKENKLSNQIVLLDGWATPGSVVWSPDSKWLAYSIDDLDFNSEIYIQAANNSVKPVNVSMHPRGDTNPVWSPDGSKLAFCSERNNHDSDVWFVWLKKSDWEKTSQDWEDEADKDDTSKKGKDSKKKKIVMPVKIDFNRIYDRLVQVTTFPGDEYNIAISKDGKTFYFTGTSPSGKGSDLFKVKWNRKDLKQITKGGQNPGAVLLSNSGKFLYMLKKGRLSRIKTDSDKSENISFLAKMDINHRAEKEQIFEEAWRTLYHGFYDPNFHGQNFVSLKKKYKPWAIETSTKHDFRDIFNIMIGQLNASHMGLYGGDMAKTQRESTGFLGVAIKPVKKGVVVKRVIPDSPADRTASKLYPGDIIKSVDGQPVSDKINFYSLLTNLAGKKVLLNVTDKNGSEREVVIRPVRSLRNLLYREWVAQRRTLTEKLSGGRLGYLHIQGMNMPSFERFERDFTAAASGKEGIVIDVRYNGGGWTTDYLMAVLNVKQHAYTIPRGAVKNLKKEHSKFRDFYPFAERLPFYPWMKPSIAMCNEASYSNAEIFSHAYKTLGIGKLVGKPTFGAVISTGGLGLIDGSFVRLPFRGWYVKATDKNMEHGPAVPDIIVANPPGSKAAGRDPQLEAAVKELLKEIDQKK, from the coding sequence GCAGAACAAGAATAATTCCTGCTGCCGGCGTTTTATTGGTTCTTTTATCAGCAGCAGCTCTATTTGCAGGCCAGGTAACCTTTGCACGCTATCCTGCACTCAACCCTGCAGGAAATGAGATCGCATTTTCTTTTCAGGGTGATATCTGGGTTTCAGATGTTACAGGATCCAATCCGAGGAGATTGACAATACACAAAGGATACGAAATGAGTCCGCGGTGGAGTATCGACGGCTCATACATTGCTTTTTCCGGAAATAGGTTCGGGAACAATGATGTTTTTGTAATACCTTCAAACGGAGGAGAGTCAAAAAGACTGACTTACCACTCTTCCGGAGATATTGTTACAGACTGGAGCAGTAAATTCGGCATTGTTTTTTCAACATCAAGAACTTTCCGACAGATAGAGAGAGAACAGGGAATTTACGCTGTTAAAAAATCTGGTGGCACTCCTGTCAGAATTTTTGATGAAGTAGGCTCATCAGCTGTGGTATCTCCTGACGGCCGGTACATTGCATTTGAAAAAGGTGAATGCAGAGTGGCAAGAGAGCAGTATAAAGGCCCTGCAAACAGAGATATCTGGATTTTTGATACAAAGGATAAAACCTTTCACCAAATCACAAAAGAGGATTATCAGGATATTCTGCCGAGATGGGCAGACAGCAGGACCCTCTATTTTTTAAGTGCGGATAAAGAAAAATACAATATCCGTAAAGTGGCAGTGAATGAAAAAGCAGAAGCAAGCCCGAAAGAGGAGATTACGAACTTTTCCGATGATGGAATCCGTTATTTTGACGTATGCGGAAAAGGGGATATTATTGTTTTCGAAAGAAAAACAGGCCTGTATTCGTGCAGCCTTAAAGGTGAAAACATTTCGGAAATCCCTGTAAATATCGGCGCTGATTACCGTTTTGACCCTGTAGAACACAAAACATTTACAAACAAAATTAACGACTATTCAGTGTCTCCGAATGGTAAATATTCAGCTTTTGAAATCCACGGAGAGATATTTATTACAGAGAACAGCAAGGAAAAAAACCAAACAATAAACATAAGCAATTCTCCATGGCGTGACCAGAGCCCTGTATGGCTGAATGATACTACTCTTGCATTTGTTTCAGACAGAAATAAACAATACGATATCTATTTTGTAAGGTCAGCTGATAAAAAAGTGTCAGACCTTTTTAAAACATTAAAACGGGAAATAACGAGAGTGACAAATACAAAAGAAGATGAATCTGCTCTTGTAGTTTCTCCTGATTCTAAAAAACTTGCCTTTTTAAGGGGCAGGGGACAGCTGATTGTTGCAGATATTGATAAAGAAAACAAACTTTCAAATCAGATTGTACTGCTTGACGGGTGGGCAACTCCCGGATCAGTAGTTTGGAGCCCTGACAGTAAGTGGCTGGCCTACTCTATTGATGATCTGGATTTTAACAGTGAAATATACATCCAGGCAGCAAATAATTCCGTAAAACCTGTTAATGTCAGCATGCACCCGCGGGGAGATACAAATCCTGTATGGAGCCCGGACGGATCCAAACTTGCATTTTGTTCCGAAAGGAATAATCACGATTCTGATGTATGGTTTGTGTGGCTGAAAAAGAGTGACTGGGAAAAAACTTCTCAGGACTGGGAAGATGAAGCAGATAAGGATGATACAAGTAAAAAAGGGAAGGATAGTAAAAAGAAAAAGATTGTTATGCCTGTTAAAATAGACTTTAACAGGATTTATGACCGGCTTGTCCAGGTTACTACTTTCCCGGGTGATGAATACAATATTGCAATCTCAAAAGACGGTAAAACTTTTTATTTTACCGGTACCAGCCCTTCGGGAAAAGGCAGCGATTTGTTTAAGGTAAAATGGAACAGGAAAGATCTTAAGCAGATTACTAAAGGCGGACAGAATCCAGGCGCTGTTTTACTCTCAAATTCCGGTAAATTTCTTTACATGCTTAAAAAGGGACGGCTCAGCAGGATCAAAACTGATAGCGATAAAAGCGAGAATATTTCTTTTCTCGCAAAAATGGATATAAATCACAGAGCGGAAAAAGAGCAGATTTTTGAAGAAGCATGGCGTACTCTTTACCATGGTTTTTACGACCCGAATTTTCACGGGCAAAATTTTGTTTCTTTAAAGAAAAAATATAAACCCTGGGCTATTGAAACTTCTACAAAGCATGATTTCAGGGATATCTTTAACATTATGATCGGCCAGTTGAATGCAAGCCATATGGGCCTTTACGGCGGTGACATGGCTAAAACTCAGAGAGAATCAACAGGCTTTCTCGGTGTGGCAATAAAGCCTGTGAAAAAGGGTGTGGTTGTAAAACGAGTAATTCCCGATTCTCCGGCAGACAGAACTGCAAGCAAGCTTTATCCGGGAGATATCATAAAATCAGTCGACGGACAGCCGGTCTCTGATAAAATTAATTTTTATTCTCTGCTGACAAATTTAGCTGGTAAAAAGGTGCTTCTGAATGTTACAGACAAAAACGGATCTGAAAGGGAAGTGGTTATACGGCCTGTCAGAAGTTTGAGAAACCTGTTGTACAGGGAATGGGTTGCTCAGAGAAGAACTTTGACAGAGAAGCTTTCCGGCGGCAGATTAGGTTATCTCCATATTCAGGGTATGAACATGCCGAGTTTCGAGCGATTTGAAAGAGACTTTACTGCAGCAGCATCAGGTAAAGAAGGTATAGTAATTGATGTGCGCTACAACGGCGGAGGATGGACTACAGATTATCTGATGGCTGTTCTTAATGTAAAGCAGCATGCTTACACAATACCCCGCGGAGCGGTAAAGAATCTAAAAAAAGAACACAGCAAATTCCGTGATTTTTATCCCTTTGCAGAGAGGCTGCCTTTCTATCCATGGATGAAACCTTCTATTGCCATGTGTAATGAAGCCAGCTATTCCAATGCAGAAATATTCTCTCACGCATACAAAACCCTCGGAATTGGAAAACTCGTAGGAAAGCCCACTTTTGGTGCGGTTATTTCAACAGGGGGGCTGGGGTTAATTGACGGTTCTTTTGTGAGACTGCCTTTCAGAGGGTGGTATGTAAAAGCAACAGATAAGAATATGGAACACGGGCCTGCTGTTCCTGATATTATTGTTGCTAATCCTCCGGGAAGCAAAGCTGCCGGAAGGGATCCACAGCTTGAAGCTGCAGTAAAAGAGCTTTTAAAGG